A region of the Parafrankia irregularis genome:
GCCACCACCGCGAACGGAGCGAGCCGATGAGCCGTCACGTCCAGGTCACATTCGACGCGCACGATCCGCGGGCGTTGTCGATCTTCTGGCGCGAGGTGCTGGGCTACGTCCACCCGGGCCCGCCGGGGGCCGACCTGCCGGCGGGCGCGGATCCGCTGGCCGCGTGGGACGAGTTCCTCGCGCGGATCGGCGTACCTGCGGAGCAGCGTAACTCCCGGTCGGCCATCGAGGACCCGGCCGGGCACGGCCCACGGCTGTTCTTCCAGCGGGTGCCGGAGGGCAAGGTCGCCAAGAACCGTGTGCACCTCGACGTCCGGGCCGCTCCCGGGCTGTCGGGCGAGGAGCGGATGGCGGCACTGGAGGCCGAGTGCGATCGGCTGGTCGTGCTGGGTGCGTCGCGGGTGCGTCGCCACGAGCCGGCACCTCCGATGGAGAACGGCTTCATCGTGATGGCGGATCCCGAAGGCAACGAGTTCTGCCTGGACTGACGGGGTTCGGAGGGGGCGGGCCCGAACGCGGTGCGCGCTTCCACTGGACGAGCCGGCACTTCGCTTCTAATCTTCACTAATCAGATGAACAAAGTGGCGTTGCATGCCTTGTCACCCGCGGTGATCGAAGGGGCGGTGGCCCGTTGTCCTCACCTGGAGCTGTTCCACTTTCCGTGCTGGATCTTGCGCCGGTTACAGCCGGGTCGTCCGCGGCCGACGCGCTTCGCAACACGATCGACCTGGCCCGCCGGGCCGAGAGCTTCGGCTACAGCCGGTACTGGCTCGCCGAGCACCATCTGACCCCGGGGGTCGCCTCCGCCGCACCGGCGGTGCTGATCGGGCTGGTGGCCTCGGCGACGGAACGGATCAGGGTCGGCTCGGGAGCGGTGCAGACCGGTCACCACACCGCGGTCGTCATCGCCGAGGAGTTCGGCACCCTCGCGCACCTGCATCCCGGCCGGATCGACCTCGGCCTCGGCCGGTCCAGCGTCGGGCGACTGCTCGAGCGGGCTGGTCAGGCCCCCGCACCCCCCGCACCGGTTGCAGCCGCCGCACCGGCGCCGGTTCCGGTGCCCACACCGGAACCGGCGCGGGCCTCGTCGTCGCCGGTGGCGTCCTCGCGGGTGGTCGGCGGCCTGCTGGTCCCGGCGCAGCCGGCGCTCAGCTTCGACCTGCAGCGGCTCGGCCGGCTGCTTCGGCTCGTCGGCTTCCGGGACGATCCCGACGACGACTACGCTGGGCTCGTCCGCGACATCCAGGCGCTGTTCGCCGGAACGCTGCGGGCCGAG
Encoded here:
- a CDS encoding VOC family protein, which produces MSRHVQVTFDAHDPRALSIFWREVLGYVHPGPPGADLPAGADPLAAWDEFLARIGVPAEQRNSRSAIEDPAGHGPRLFFQRVPEGKVAKNRVHLDVRAAPGLSGEERMAALEAECDRLVVLGASRVRRHEPAPPMENGFIVMADPEGNEFCLD
- a CDS encoding LLM class flavin-dependent oxidoreductase codes for the protein MLDLAPVTAGSSAADALRNTIDLARRAESFGYSRYWLAEHHLTPGVASAAPAVLIGLVASATERIRVGSGAVQTGHHTAVVIAEEFGTLAHLHPGRIDLGLGRSSVGRLLERAGQAPAPPAPVAAAAPAPVPVPTPEPARASSSPVASSRVVGGLLVPAQPALSFDLQRLGRLLRLVGFRDDPDDDYAGLVRDIQALFAGTLRAEDGTELSAPAAQGADAQIWILASTAGESARTAGELGLPLAANYHITPAGVLDTIDAYRASFRPGVLTRPRVMVSADVVVAPDDETARHLASGYGPWVASIRAGGGAIPYPSPPEAAQAAAALSDEQRALIADRLDTQFVGSPQTVVRGLQVLRDVTGADELLITTITHSHADRVRSYQLLADAWNNQ